Proteins encoded by one window of Gemmatimonadota bacterium:
- a CDS encoding DUF1295 domain-containing protein, protein MSPRDVYLLTVSATPLIAALVVLCWVASLVRRDSSLVDRVWGLGFVLLVHHHTAFAGEVGGTVDRLFAALVVIWGIRLTWHITHRNWGHGEDPRYAAMRARNGARWWWQSLFTVFVLQGALMLLIGLPLAATAMPGAAWGRALGTLLWAVGFAFEAGGDWQLARFKADSANRGQVLDTGFWRYTRHPNYFGDALQWWGFWCFAASAGLWWTIISPILMTLLLLKVSGVTLLESALVDAKPGYREYIRRTPAFFPWWPRER, encoded by the coding sequence ATGTCGCCACGTGACGTCTATCTCCTGACGGTGTCCGCCACGCCACTCATCGCCGCGCTCGTGGTGCTCTGCTGGGTGGCGTCGCTCGTGCGCCGAGACAGTTCGCTGGTGGACCGGGTGTGGGGGCTGGGCTTCGTGTTGCTGGTTCACCACCACACGGCGTTTGCCGGGGAAGTCGGTGGCACCGTCGACCGACTCTTCGCGGCGCTGGTGGTGATCTGGGGGATCAGGCTGACGTGGCACATCACCCATCGCAACTGGGGGCACGGGGAGGACCCGCGCTATGCCGCCATGCGCGCCCGGAACGGCGCCCGGTGGTGGTGGCAGAGCCTGTTCACCGTCTTCGTGCTGCAGGGGGCACTGATGCTCCTGATCGGCCTCCCGCTCGCGGCGACGGCGATGCCCGGGGCCGCGTGGGGACGGGCCCTCGGCACCCTGCTCTGGGCGGTGGGCTTCGCCTTCGAGGCTGGCGGTGACTGGCAGCTCGCTCGCTTCAAGGCCGACTCGGCCAACCGGGGCCAGGTGCTCGATACCGGCTTCTGGCGCTATACCCGCCACCCGAACTACTTCGGCGACGCCCTCCAGTGGTGGGGCTTCTGGTGCTTCGCGGCCTCAGCGGGGCTCTGGTGGACCATCATCTCCCCGATCCTCATGACGCTGCTGCTCCTGAAGGTCTCCGGGGTGACCCTGCTGGAATCGGCGCTCGTCGACGCCAAGCCCGGGTATCGGGAGTACATCCGCCGAACACCGGCGTTCTTCCCATGGTGGCCACGGGAGCGGTGA